CGCGCTCGGCCGCGAGGTCGCCGTGCTCTGGGACGGCCCGGGGGGCACCCGGACGCTTCCGCTGACTGGGGACGATCTGGCGCCCGGCGTCTACACCGTCGTCGCGACGGCTGGAGACGGGCGGCAGGTCGTCCGCGTCGTACGAGCCCGGTAGAGAGACTCCCCACTCCAGACCTCCGCACGACCGGACCGGCGCCGGCGTGTGGGTCCAGCGTCGACGGCGAATACGTCGACTCGTCCTCCGATCCCCCATGATCCGACCGATTGCCTCGGCGGTCCTGGCGCTCGCCCTCGCCGCGTCGCCCGCCGCTCAGCCCGCCCCCGTCACCATTGAGGAGGCGACGCCCGGCACGTCGTTCCGCCGCCCGGTGGGCGTGGAGCAGGCGCCCGGCCAGCCGGACCGCCTCTACGTCATCGAGAAGGGCGTCGCGGACCGCGAGCCACGCATCGTATCGGTCGTTCCGGGTGAGGTCTCACAGGCCGTGTTCCTCGACCTCGATGGGAAGGTGTACACCGAAGGCGAGGCCGGCCTCCTCGGCCTCGCGTTCCACCCGGACTATGCCGACAACGGCCGGGTGTTCGTCTATTACACGGCGCCCGTGGGGGAGCCGGAGGTCGGCGTCCGGGTGATCGTGTCGCGCGTGGTCGAGTTCACTCGCTCCGAGTCCGACCCCCTCCGCGTCGATCCCGAGAGCGAGCGGCTCCTCCTGGCGGTCGACCAGCCCGAATACTACCACAACGCGGGGACGATTGACTTCGGCCCCGACGGCCTCCTTTACATCGCGCTCGGCGACGGGGGCGGCGTCGGCGACCCGTTCGGGAACGGGCAGGACCCGACGACGCTCCTCGGGTCGCTCCTCCGGATCGACGTCGACGACGCGCCGGAGGGGGCGCCGTACCGGATCCCCGACTCGAACCCGTTCGCGCTGACCGACGGGCCCGAGCGCGACGAGATCTTCGCCTACGGCTTCCGCAACCCGTTCAAGTTCGACGCCGGCCCGTTCGGCGTGTGGGCGGGGGACGTGGGGGCCGGGGACTGGGAGGAGATCGACCTCGTCGAAGCCGGTGGGAACTATGGTTGGAACCGCGTCGAGGGGCCCGACTGCTACTGCCCCCCTGGGCCGACTTGCGACCCCTGCGACCTCGATGCCTACGAGGCGCCGGTCTACGCCTACCCCCATACGCCCGAGTTCGGCAACTCGATCACGGGCGGGTTCGTGGTCGAGGACCCCTCGGTCGCGCTGTACCGGCACTACGTCTACGGCGACTTCGTGACGGGCCGCGTGTGGGCGATGCCCATCGACGACCCGGTGCCCTTCCTCCTCGCCGAGACCTTCCCCAAGGAGGACGGGAGCGAAGGGTCCATCAACGTGTCGTCGATCGATCCGGCTCCGGGCGGGGGCCTCTATGTCACCGACTTTATCGGCGGGACGATCTACTCCCTCAACCTGCTCGCCGTCGCCACCGAGGCGGGCCCGGACGCGCCGGCGGTGCTGTCGCTGGCCGGCCCGAACCCGTTCCGCCTCGGGACGGCCGTCCGCCTGGACACGTCCGGCCCCGTCCGCGTCGCGCTCGTCGACGCGCTCGGCCGCGAGGTCGCCGTGCTCTGGGACGGCCTGGCGCCGGACCGGGCGATCCGCGTCCCCGGCGCCGACCTCGCGCCCGGCGTGTACGCGGTCGTCGCGACGATCGGTGGCCGCCGCGACCTCCTCCGCGTCGTGCGCACGCGATGACGCCGCCGGGCCGTTGGCCGCTCAACTCACCGTTTCGCCCGTCGATACTCGGGCTACCGCTCCCGATCCCACCATGTCGATTCGCACGCTCGCGTCCTCCGTCGTGGCGGCCGGCGCCGCCCTGGCCCTGTCCGCCGTCGTCGTCCTCGCGCCGACGCCGGCCGCGTCCAAGGCGAGCGGCGCGGTCGCCGGGTTCGCGGGCGATCCCGGCTCCAACGGCGGCGACCGGGCCTGCACGCTCTGCCACGGCACCAACGCGCTGAACTCGGGCGAAGGCGGCGTGACCGTCGAGGTCGACCCGATGGTGGAGCCGGGTGCGACGGTCCCGATCACGGTCACGGTCGACAACCAGACGGAGCCGGCGTCGGAGGGCTCGCGGCGGCAGGGGTTCGAGGCCGTCGTCCGCGACGCCGAGACGGGGGAGCTGTGGGGCCGCGCGGTCCTCACCGACGCGACGGTCACGCGCTACGCCGAGGGCGACACGGACGAGGCCTACGTCACCCACACCCTGGAAGGGACCTCTAAGTCGTCGTGGACCTTCGCCTGGGAGCCGGGGATGGAGCGGAGCGGGACAGCCCGCGTCTACGTGGCCGGCAACGCGGCGGACGGGAACGGCACGAGCTCCGGCGATCACATCTACACGACGACCTCCGACGTGGTCGTGGGTCCGGTGGCCGCTGAGGGCGGGCCCGAGGCGGCGTTCGCCGTCGGCGCGGCCCGACCGAACCCGGTCCGCCGTGGCGCCGCCGCCCGCCTCGCGCTGTCGCTCGACCGCCCCGGCCCGGTCGCGGCCACCCTCGTGGACGGCCTCGGCCGGACGGTCCGCCAGGTCGCCGAGGCGGAGCGGGCCGCGGGCGCCTCGGTGCTCGCCGTCTCGGCGGCCGGCCTCGCGCCCGGGACCTACTTCGTGGTCGTTGACGGCCCGGGGGGACGGCGCACGCAGCCCCTGGTGGTCATCCGGTAGGGACGATCGGGGCGTAGGACGCCCTGGGTTCCGTACCGGACCTCTGTTCAGTCGAGGGGGAGTCCCGCCGATACCGGGGTTCCGCACTCTCTCGGGACCCTGGTCGATCCTCATTCCACAGCGCCACACCCGGAGGGGCCGTCGCCCCCGCCGGTCGAGGCTGGCCTCCGCCTGATCACCCACCGGCTCGCCGTGCCGGCGGCGCTCCTGTTCGCCGCCGACGCGGGGGGCGCGCTCCACGTCGTGGCCGCCGTCGGGACGTGGGGCGGCGACGCCGTCGCGCTGCGCGCCCTCGCCGAGACGCTCGGCGGCGACGGCGTCGACGTGCTCGACGTCGCGGGCGCCATCGAGGGCGCCCGGTTCGCCGCGGGCGCCCGCCTCGGCGACGGCGAGGGCGTCCTCCTCGTGCTCGCCCCCGACGACCGGGTCCCCGACGAGGCCTGGACCGAGGCGTTCGCGACGTCGGTCCAACTGGCGCTCGGGCTCGTCCGGTCCGTCCCGAGCCGCCTCGTCCCGGGCCGCCTGCTCCACGAGGTGGCCGTCCACCCCGGCACGTTCGAGGACCGGCTCGACCTCGCCCTCCAGCGGGCCGCCGAGACGCTCGGCCTCGACGGCGCGGCCTTCGCCCTCGTCGAGGACGGCCAGTGGGCCCCGCACACCGTGTTCGACCCTGCTGGCGCCCTCGTCCCGATCCGGCCCGTCCCGGCCGAGAGCACCTTCTGCGCCGTCACGGCCCGGACGGACGGCCCGTTCGCCGTCGAGGACGCTGCCGCGGCCCCGCTCGGCATCGACACGCCGGCGGCGTATCTCGGGGCGCCCGTGTTCGTCGGCGGCCGGTGCGTCGGGACCTTCAGCGTGGTCGGGCGGACGCCCCGGCCAAAGCCGTTCTCCGACGACGACCGCGCGCTCGTGGAGTCGCTGGCGCGGTGGGTCGGCTCGTCGCTCAACGGCGTCATGACCGCCCGCCGGCTCGCCGACCGCGAGGCCGACCTCGCCGCCTTCTTCGACGGCGCCCCGATGGGGATGGGCGTGACGCGCCTTCTCGACGGAGACCTCCTGTTCGTCCGCGTCAACGCCGTCGCGGCGGCGGCGCTGGGCTCGACGCCGGACGCCATCGCGGGCCGCCTCGCCTCCGAGCTCGGCCTCGGCGGTCGGCTCGGCCGCGACCTGGCCCGGCGCTGGCTCGACGCGTCGCGCGCCGCGCTCGCCGAGGGGACGCCCCAGGCCTTCGACGCCGAGGTCGAGACCGACCGCGGGCTCCGCACCCTCGCCGCGACCGTCTCGCCCATCGTCGACGTCGAGGGCGACGCCCGGTGCGCCTTCGTGGTGGAAGACGTGTCGCGCCGCCGCGCCGCCGAGCGGGCGCCCACGAGTGACAGCCCCGTCGAGGCGCTCCTCGCGCTGGCGCCCCTCGCCCTCTTCGCCACCGACTCCAAAGGCCGCCTCGTCCTGAGCCGCGGACGGGCGCTCGACCTCCTCGGGCTCGACGCCGAGACGTCGGCCGGCCGGCCGCTCGCCGACCTGTTCGCCGACGCCCCGGGCGCGGCCTCCGGAATCGCCGCCGCGCTCGCCGGCGGCGACGCGACGTGGACCGCCGACGTCGGCGACCGAACGTTCGAGGTCCGCATCTTGGCACGTTCGGGGCGCGGCGGTCGGCCTCAAGGCCTCGTCGGGGTCGCGCTCGACGTGACCAACCGCACCGGCGGCCCACCGGACTCCTCTGAGGCCCGCCGCGAGCTCCTCAAGCACCTCGACCGCGAAATCCGCTCCCCGCTCACCTCGATCCTCGGCTACGCCGACCTCATCGGCGCCGACGCCTCAGCGGAGGACCTCTGCGAAGTCCGCGGGGTGATCGAGCGGGCCGGCGACCGGCTCATGGCCGCGCTCGACGAACTGGCCCTTCTCGGCGGCGACGCCGTCGTGGCCCAGCCGACCCCCACCGACGTCTGCGCGGTCGTGACGCGCGTGGCGGAGGAGAGCCGCCCCGCTGCCGAGGCCCGGCGGATCGCGATGAACGTGTGGTGCACGCTGCCCGAGGCCCCGCTCCTCGTCGACGCCGCCCTGTTCGAGAAGCTCGTCCGGCACCTCGTGAGCGGCGCCGTCGCCGCCGCCGACGGGCCCCGCGTCGACGTCGAGGTGCGCGCCTTCGGCCCGGAGGCCTTCGAGTTTTCCGTCACCGGCGGCGTTCCGACCGACGCGCTCGGGCTCCGCGCGGGCTACGTCCCCCGGCTCGCCGAGGCGCTCGGTGGGACGGCCCACCGCATCGAGGGCGCGCGCCCCGGCTGGGCGCTCCACCTGCCCCGCCAGCCCGTCCCGTTCGTCGAGATCCCCGAGCCCTGGAGCGCCGACGGGACGCCCGGTGAAGCCCCGGCGATGGCCCTCGTCGATCCGGCGGCCTAGGTTGGTCGGGCACCGCCGCCGCGACCCGTGCCTGACCAGCCCTTCGTCCCCGAGTACGCCAAGCCGGACGCCCCGGGCGTCCACATGGGCTTCGACAACACCGTCGCGATCTACCACGTCGTGGCGCCGGAGGACACGTTCGAGCAGGCCGCGCAGGCCGTGTTCGGCCTCCTCCGCGACGCCGAGGCCCGCTTCCCCGGCTGGCCCCGCGCCTTCTACGTCGACGTGGCCGGCCACGAGGGCGACGCCGGTGGGTTCGACGCCGACTTCTACGAGTTCCAGCAGGACTTCTGGTTCGCGACCGTCGCCCCGTTCGTCCAGGTCTTCGAGCTCCCGCTCACGGGGCCCCTCGCCAACCCGGAGCCCCAACGGAACGACGTCCCCGACCGGCTGACCATCGGCGAGGACACGCGGCCGCACGCCGGGCAGGTCATCGGCGACCACTAGGCCGGCCTCGGCGCCGAGGCGGAGGGAGCAGGGGAGGCGCACTACGGCTGGCTCGATCGACCGGAGGCGTACTCCGGCGCGATGGAGGCGTTTCTGAGCGGACTGCCGTAGAGCGGGACCGGGCCGATATTGCGGAGTCGCTCACCGCTCGTCCATGCGCCCCGCCCTCGTCTTCGCCCTGCTGGCCCTCGCCGGCCCCGCGCTCGCGCAGCGCATGTCGCCGCTCACCATCGAGCAGATCACCCAGCGGCCCGAGGACTGGATCGGCGCGTGGCCGTCGGAGCCGTACTGGACCGAGGCCGGCGACGCGGTCTACTTCGAGTGGAACCCCGACGGGCGCTTTCCGGCCGACTCCCTCTTCCGCGTCGACCCGGCCGGCGGCGAACCCGAGGCGGTCCCGGCCGACGTCCGCCGGGGCCTCCCGCCGCGCTTCGAGGGCTGGGCCGCCGACGGCCGGTACTCGCCCGACGGCACGCGCCGGGCGTTCACGCGCGGCGGCGACGTCTACGTCTACGACCGCGCGACCGGCCGCACGGAGCGGATCACCCGGACGCCCGCCCGCGAGTCGTCCCCGCGCTACCTCGCCGACGGCGCGCTCGTCTTCCGCCGGGGGGACGCGCTCGTCGGACTGGTGGGCGGCGCGGTCGTCCAGCTCACCGACCTCCGGACGGGCACGGAGCCGGCTGACCCGTCGCCGTCCGACCGCGCGGCCTACCTCCGCGACCAGCAGCGGCGGCTGTTCGACGTGATCCGCCAGCGCGCGCTCCAGGACTCGCTCGCCGAGGCCGCCCGCGAGCGCGAGGCCCTCGACGCCGACGCCCCGCCCACGTTCTACCTCGGCGACCAGTCCGTCGGCCAGCTCGCCGCCGACGCGGGCGGGCGGTTCGTGGCCTTCACGCTCTCCGACCAGCCCGACCCCGAGCCGACGCTCCTCATCAACTACGTGACGGAGACCGGCGTGGCCGCCGAGATCGAGGCCCGGCCGAAGGTCGGCGCCCCGCGCGTCGGGGCCGACCTCTACGTCCAGGATCTCGCCCGCGACACGACGGTCCGGATCGACCTCACGACACTTCCCGGCGCCTTCGACCCGTCCGATTTCTCCGACGCCCCCGCCGACTCCGCCCGGATGTTCCAGCCGTGGCTCGCGTGGAGTCCCGAGCCCGGCGTCGCCGTCGTCGACGTCCGGACGATCGACAACAAGGACCGCTGGATCGCCCGCCTCGACGCCGCGACGGGCGTCCTCACGACGCTCGACCGCCAGCGCGACGAGGCGTGGGTCGGCGGGCCCGGCATCTCGTGGTGGGGCGGGTCGAGCGCAGGCGGCTTCCTCCCAGACGGCCGCTACTGGTTCCAATCGGAGCGGACCGGCTGGAGCCACCTCTACGCGGCCGACCTCGCCCGCGGGACGGTCGAGGCGCTGACGGAGGGGCCGTTCGAGGTCGAGGAGGCGATCCTGTCGGCCGACGGCGAAACGTGGATCCTCGAAACGTCGGAGGGGGACCTCGGCCAGCGGCAGGTCTGGACGATGCCGAACGCGCGCGGCGGCTTCGCGCGGCGGCGGCAGGTCACGGAGGCAGTCGGGAAGTGGGACGTGGCCGTCGCGCCCGACGGCGAGCGGCTCGCGTTCCTCCACTCGACCTCGACGCGGCCGCCGGAGGTCCACGTCGGCCGCCTCGGCGGCGAGATCGAGCGGGTCACAGACTCGGTGCGTGACGAGTGGGCGGCGTACCCGTGGCGCGAGGCCGAGATCGTCGAGATCCCGGCGTCCGACGACCTGGCGGTGCCCGCGCGGATCTACCGGCCCGACGACCCGAACGGCGCGGCCGTCCTGTTCGTCCACGGCGCCGGCTACCTCCAGAACGCGCACCGCTGGTGGAGCAGCTACTTCCGCGAGTACCAGTTCCACAACCTCCTGGCCGATCTCGGCTACGTCGTCCTCGACGTCGACTACCGGGCCTCGGCCGGCTACGGCCGCGACTGGCGGACGGCCGTCTACCGTCACATGGGCGGGCGCGACCTCCAGGACTACGTCGACGCCAGCGCGTGGCTCGGCGACGAGTTCGGGATCCCGCCAGAGCGCGTCGCGATCTACGGCGGCTCGTACGGCGGCTTCCTCACGTTGATGGCCCTGTTCACGGAGCCCGAGCACTTCGGCGGCGGCGCCGCGCTCCGCAGCGTGACCGACTGGGCCCACTACAACGACACGTACACGCGCAACATCCTCAACACGCCGCTCCAGGATCCCGAGGCCTATCGGCGGTCGTCGCCCATCGAGTTCGCCGCCGGCCTTGAGGACCCGCTCCTCATGACCCACGGCCTCGTCGACGACAACGTCCAGCCGCAGGACATCTTCCGGCTGACGCAGCGGCTCATCGAGCTCGGCAAGCGGGACTGGGAGCTGGCGATCGCGCCCGTCGAGCCCCACGGCTACGTCGAGCCGACGTCGTGGGCCGACAAGCTCCACCGGATCCTCGACCTGTTCGAGCACGCCGTCGGGCCGGAGCGCGGCGACGAGAGCGAGGGCTGACCCCGCCCGCCTCGGCGCCGAGGCGGGCGGGGCGGAGGCCCCTCCGTGACGGAGGCGGTAGGTTGGCGACGCCCCTCCCGATCCCGCCCCGAATGCGCCGCCGTCTCCCGCTCGTCCTGTCCGTCCTCCTCGTCGCGTCCGCGTGCCGCGCGCAGCGGTCGCCGACGGCGGACCCCGCGCGGGCCGAGCGCGGGATGGTCGTCTCGGCGGAGATCAACGCCTCCGAGGCCGGCGTGGAGGTCATGCGGGGGGGCGGCAACGCGGTTGACGCGGCGGTGGCGACTGGCTTCGCGCTCGCCGTCACGTTCCCCGTGGCCGGCAACATCGGCGGCGGCGGGTTCATGGTGATCCGGTTCCCCGACGGGACCGCCACGACCATCGACTACCGCGAGACGGCGCCCACCGGCGCCACGCGCGACATGTACGTCGACGACTCGACGGGCCAGATCCGGCCCGACCTCAGCCGTCGAGGGCACCTCGCGAGCGGCGTGCCGGGCGCCGTCGCCGGCCTCCTCAAAGCCCATGAGCAGTATGGTCAGGCGCCGCTCGCCGACGTGATGGCGCCCGCCATCCGGCTCGCGGAGGGCTACCCGCTCAGCCGCGCCGAGGCGGAGCTGATGAACGCCTACGCCGGCCGGTTCTCGGCGTACCCCGGGACGGTCCGCCACTTCACGCAGGAGGGGGGCTACGAGGCCGGCGAGACGTTCCGCCAGCCTGAGTTGGCCGCCGCGCTCCGCCGGATCCGCGACGAGGGCCGCGACGGGTTCTACCGCGGCGAGACGGCCGACCTCCTCGTCGCCGAGATGGAGCGGGGGGGAGGTCTCATCGACCACGCCGACCTCGAGGGCTACGAGGCCGTCGAGCGCGAGCCCGTGACGGGCGACTACCGCGGCCACCGCATCATCTCCATGCCGCCGCCGTCGTCGGGCGGCGTGGCGCTCATCCAGATGCTCGATTCGGTCGAGCCGTTCGACGTCGGCGCGCTCGGGTTCAACTCGTCGGCGACGGTCCACCTCCTGGGGGAGGCGATGCGCCGGGCCTTCGCCGATCGCGCCGAGTACCTCGGCGACCCCGACTTCTCGGACATCCCGACCGAGGAACTCATCGACGAGGACTACACGCGCGAGCGGATGGCGTCGTTCGACCCCGTCAAGGCCGACTCCAGCACGGGCGTCGGCGCCGGCCTCCACGAGTCGATGCAGACGACGCACTACTCGGTCGTCGACGCCGATGGGATGGCGGTCTCGGTCACCACGACGCTCAACGGCGGGTTCGGCTCGCTGGTCGTGGTCGAGGGCGCCGGGTTCTTCCTCAACAACGAGATGGACGACTTCACGTCGGCGCCCGGCGAGCCCAATATGTTCGGGCTCGTGCAGGGCGAGGCCAACGCGATCGCGCCGGGCAAGCGGATGCTCTCGTCCATGACGCCGACGATCGTGGAGGACCCCGAGGGCCGGCTGATGCTCGTCGTCGGGAGCCCCGGCGGCCCGCGCATCATCACGGCCGTGTACCAGACGATCCTCAACGTGATCGACCACGGGATGGACGTCCAGGAGGCCGTCGCCGCGCCGCGCGTCCACCACCAGTGGCTCCCCGACGAGTTGGACTACGAAAACCAGGGGCTCGCGCTCGACGTGGTCGTCGCGCTCCAGGAGCGCGGGTGGGCGCTCGACGAGTCGGGCGGCTACTGGGCCCGCGTCGATGCCATCGAGGTCGTCTACGACGAGGCCACGTCCACGACCGACCCCTCCGGCCTCGACGCCGTGACCGCCGAGGCGGCGGGGCGCGTCCTTTACGGCGGCGCCGATCCGCGCGGCGAGGACGCGGCGGCGGGCTACTGACCCGGCCCGCGACAGGCCCGAGGCGGAGGGGACGGCTCCGCGCGTGGGGCCGTGGGGCGCAAAAAAAGCCGGGGCGGCATCATCCTACCCGCGCTCCAACGAGTAGACTCGGTCCCGCGGCCTGGCCCTCCCGGCCTGGCTGCAAGTCCCATCCCGTCTTCACGCTGGGAGCGCCGGGGCGGCCTCCTCCCAGGGTGCCTCTCCAGCCATGCCCTTTCGGCTTCCAGCCGCGGCCCCCCGGGCCGCCGCCTGCGTCCTCCTCACCCTCTCGCTGGTCGGGGGCCCTGGCGCTCCTGTGGCCCTGGCGCAGTCGGGGGCGGGCAGCGCGCCCTGGACCCTCCTGGCCCCGGCCCTCGAGCCCCGCGTCGAGGCCCCCGGCGTGGTCGTCGAAGGCAAGCTCTACGTCTTCGCTGGGTTCACCGACGCCGACCTCCACGTCACGGGCAGTGTAGAGGTCTACGACCCCGTGCAGAACACCTGGACCCCACGGGCTCCCATGCCTCGGCCCGTGACCCACGTCGGTACGGCGGTCGTCGGCCGGGAGGTGTGGTTCGTCGGCGGCTTCGAGGGCGACAACCCCGGAAGCGCCGTCAAGGCCGTGCAGGTCTACGACACCGGCACAGACACCTGGCGGGTAGGGCCCCCTCTGCCGGCCCGCCGAGCGTCGGGGACGCTGGCGGCCGTCGGCCGGACCCTCCACCACATCGGGGGCCTCCTCCCCGACCGGCAGACCGACGTGGGCGACCACTACGTGCTGAACCTGGACCGGCCGCAGGACGGGTGGAGAACGGCGGCGCCGCTCCCGGTCCCACGCAACCACCTCAGCAGCGCGGTCTACGGCGGCCGGATCTACGCCATCGGTGGCCAGCAGGGCCACGACGAGGGCCGCCGGTTCCGGTCCGAGCTCCACGCCTACGACCCGGCGACCGACACGTGGGCGCGCCGGGCCGACCTCCCCATCCGGCGCTCGCATTTCGAGCCGGGCACGTTCGTCTGGGACGGTCGGATCGTCATCGTGGGTGGCGTGGGCCGGGGCGCGGACAACAACCGCGCGATGGACCAGATCACCGCCTACGACCCGCAGAGCGACACGTGGACGGAGCTCGACCCGCTCCCGGTTCGGCTCCTCGGACCCGTCGCCCAGGTGATCGATGGCCAACTCATCGTCACCCACGGGGGCCTCGACCTGACGGAGGACCCGCAGAACACGGCCCGGTCGCGGTCCCTGAACCAGCCGCCGGTGGCCTCGTTCGCGGCGGCTCCAGACGGGGCCTCGCCCCTGACGCTCCGCTTCGATGCGTCGGACTCGTCGGACCCGGACGGTTCGGTCGTCGGGTACACGTGGGCGTTCGGCGACGGGGCGACGGGGTCTGGGAAGACTGTGGCCCACACCTACGCCGCGGCGGGGACGTACACGGCCACTCTCACGGTGACCGACAACGGCGGCGCGGCCGGGACGGCCCAGCAGACGGTCACGGCGGGGGGGGCGGGGCCCGGCCCGTTCGTCGAGGCCGACGGGCTCGTCGTCGCCGAGGCCGAGCACACCCACGAGTCGGTCGCCCGCGGGGGCCAGTCGTGGACGGCCACCCCAGCCTCGGGCGCCGTCGGGACGGCCCTCGGCGTACTCCCGAACACGGGGGCCAACATCAACGCCGGGTTCGTCGACACGTCGCCCGAACTCCGGTTCCGGGTCCGCTTCTCGACGCCGGGGACGTACTACGTGTGGGGCCGCGTCCTCGCCGGCTCCGACGACGACGACTCGTTCCACGCTGGGATCGGCGGGGCGGGCCCGGCCTCGGCCGACCGGATCTTCACGACGGATCGGGCCCAGTTGGTCTGGGCGAACCGGACGATGGACCAGAATTCGAGAGCGACGATCACCGTCGCCTCAGCCGGCGAGCACGTCGTCAGCGTGTGGATGCGGGAGGACGGGCTCGTCCTCGACCGGCTCCTCCTCACGACGAGCGCGTCGTTC
This sequence is a window from Rubrivirga marina. Protein-coding genes within it:
- a CDS encoding choice-of-anchor V domain-containing protein; the protein is MSIRTLASSVVAAGAALALSAVVVLAPTPAASKASGAVAGFAGDPGSNGGDRACTLCHGTNALNSGEGGVTVEVDPMVEPGATVPITVTVDNQTEPASEGSRRQGFEAVVRDAETGELWGRAVLTDATVTRYAEGDTDEAYVTHTLEGTSKSSWTFAWEPGMERSGTARVYVAGNAADGNGTSSGDHIYTTTSDVVVGPVAAEGGPEAAFAVGAARPNPVRRGAAARLALSLDRPGPVAATLVDGLGRTVRQVAEAERAAGASVLAVSAAGLAPGTYFVVVDGPGGRRTQPLVVIR
- a CDS encoding PAS domain-containing protein, with product MPAALLFAADAGGALHVVAAVGTWGGDAVALRALAETLGGDGVDVLDVAGAIEGARFAAGARLGDGEGVLLVLAPDDRVPDEAWTEAFATSVQLALGLVRSVPSRLVPGRLLHEVAVHPGTFEDRLDLALQRAAETLGLDGAAFALVEDGQWAPHTVFDPAGALVPIRPVPAESTFCAVTARTDGPFAVEDAAAAPLGIDTPAAYLGAPVFVGGRCVGTFSVVGRTPRPKPFSDDDRALVESLARWVGSSLNGVMTARRLADREADLAAFFDGAPMGMGVTRLLDGDLLFVRVNAVAAAALGSTPDAIAGRLASELGLGGRLGRDLARRWLDASRAALAEGTPQAFDAEVETDRGLRTLAATVSPIVDVEGDARCAFVVEDVSRRRAAERAPTSDSPVEALLALAPLALFATDSKGRLVLSRGRALDLLGLDAETSAGRPLADLFADAPGAASGIAAALAGGDATWTADVGDRTFEVRILARSGRGGRPQGLVGVALDVTNRTGGPPDSSEARRELLKHLDREIRSPLTSILGYADLIGADASAEDLCEVRGVIERAGDRLMAALDELALLGGDAVVAQPTPTDVCAVVTRVAEESRPAAEARRIAMNVWCTLPEAPLLVDAALFEKLVRHLVSGAVAAADGPRVDVEVRAFGPEAFEFSVTGGVPTDALGLRAGYVPRLAEALGGTAHRIEGARPGWALHLPRQPVPFVEIPEPWSADGTPGEAPAMALVDPAA
- a CDS encoding prolyl oligopeptidase family serine peptidase, whose translation is MRPALVFALLALAGPALAQRMSPLTIEQITQRPEDWIGAWPSEPYWTEAGDAVYFEWNPDGRFPADSLFRVDPAGGEPEAVPADVRRGLPPRFEGWAADGRYSPDGTRRAFTRGGDVYVYDRATGRTERITRTPARESSPRYLADGALVFRRGDALVGLVGGAVVQLTDLRTGTEPADPSPSDRAAYLRDQQRRLFDVIRQRALQDSLAEAAREREALDADAPPTFYLGDQSVGQLAADAGGRFVAFTLSDQPDPEPTLLINYVTETGVAAEIEARPKVGAPRVGADLYVQDLARDTTVRIDLTTLPGAFDPSDFSDAPADSARMFQPWLAWSPEPGVAVVDVRTIDNKDRWIARLDAATGVLTTLDRQRDEAWVGGPGISWWGGSSAGGFLPDGRYWFQSERTGWSHLYAADLARGTVEALTEGPFEVEEAILSADGETWILETSEGDLGQRQVWTMPNARGGFARRRQVTEAVGKWDVAVAPDGERLAFLHSTSTRPPEVHVGRLGGEIERVTDSVRDEWAAYPWREAEIVEIPASDDLAVPARIYRPDDPNGAAVLFVHGAGYLQNAHRWWSSYFREYQFHNLLADLGYVVLDVDYRASAGYGRDWRTAVYRHMGGRDLQDYVDASAWLGDEFGIPPERVAIYGGSYGGFLTLMALFTEPEHFGGGAALRSVTDWAHYNDTYTRNILNTPLQDPEAYRRSSPIEFAAGLEDPLLMTHGLVDDNVQPQDIFRLTQRLIELGKRDWELAIAPVEPHGYVEPTSWADKLHRILDLFEHAVGPERGDESEG
- the ggt gene encoding gamma-glutamyltransferase gives rise to the protein MRRRLPLVLSVLLVASACRAQRSPTADPARAERGMVVSAEINASEAGVEVMRGGGNAVDAAVATGFALAVTFPVAGNIGGGGFMVIRFPDGTATTIDYRETAPTGATRDMYVDDSTGQIRPDLSRRGHLASGVPGAVAGLLKAHEQYGQAPLADVMAPAIRLAEGYPLSRAEAELMNAYAGRFSAYPGTVRHFTQEGGYEAGETFRQPELAAALRRIRDEGRDGFYRGETADLLVAEMERGGGLIDHADLEGYEAVEREPVTGDYRGHRIISMPPPSSGGVALIQMLDSVEPFDVGALGFNSSATVHLLGEAMRRAFADRAEYLGDPDFSDIPTEELIDEDYTRERMASFDPVKADSSTGVGAGLHESMQTTHYSVVDADGMAVSVTTTLNGGFGSLVVVEGAGFFLNNEMDDFTSAPGEPNMFGLVQGEANAIAPGKRMLSSMTPTIVEDPEGRLMLVVGSPGGPRIITAVYQTILNVIDHGMDVQEAVAAPRVHHQWLPDELDYENQGLALDVVVALQERGWALDESGGYWARVDAIEVVYDEATSTTDPSGLDAVTAEAAGRVLYGGADPRGEDAAAGY
- a CDS encoding PQQ-dependent sugar dehydrogenase, giving the protein MIRPIASAVLALALAASPAAQPAPVTIEEATPGTSFRRPVGVEQAPGQPDRLYVIEKGVADREPRIVSVVPGEVSQAVFLDLDGKVYTEGEAGLLGLAFHPDYADNGRVFVYYTAPVGEPEVGVRVIVSRVVEFTRSESDPLRVDPESERLLLAVDQPEYYHNAGTIDFGPDGLLYIALGDGGGVGDPFGNGQDPTTLLGSLLRIDVDDAPEGAPYRIPDSNPFALTDGPERDEIFAYGFRNPFKFDAGPFGVWAGDVGAGDWEEIDLVEAGGNYGWNRVEGPDCYCPPGPTCDPCDLDAYEAPVYAYPHTPEFGNSITGGFVVEDPSVALYRHYVYGDFVTGRVWAMPIDDPVPFLLAETFPKEDGSEGSINVSSIDPAPGGGLYVTDFIGGTIYSLNLLAVATEAGPDAPAVLSLAGPNPFRLGTAVRLDTSGPVRVALVDALGREVAVLWDGLAPDRAIRVPGADLAPGVYAVVATIGGRRDLLRVVRTR